CTCACAACATACCCCAGTTACGCAGCTTACTTAAGACGCTCACAACAGACCTTCTTTGTTACTGGGTGCAccagaaaacatgtcagcagtgtcaTACGTCAGCAgcgttgtgaacgcgctcacagcAGACCCGGAAGAGACGAcgatgctgaataaagttgttgttttttatttttggaccaaaatgtattttcgatgcttcaaaaaattctaactgaacctctgatgtcacatggactactttgaagatgtttttattatctttctggacatggacagtataccgtacatacattttcaatggagggtcagaaagcttttggactaaatctaaaatatcttaaactgtgttacgaagatgaatggaggtcttacgggtttggaacgacatgagggtgagtcattaatgacattattaaaatttttcggtgaactaaccctttaatgctttcatacaaacatacaatcataataattcaatatttatgaTTACACTGATCCCTGACTGGTCTAACACCAGGCTGGGAAATAGCAGTGTTGATAACTGGCGAACCTAACTGATTAGAAAAGATTGCGATTTAAACTTAAACTTGAGTTTAAGTTTATACTGGGTTTGAATTTAGAGCAATAAGTGTTTTGCCATGATGGTTCTATGAATCTACAGATTTGTGAGAGACATAGAAAAGTAGAGTTCAGGTAGATGGGGCTAAACTTTACCATCAGCCTGCTCCTGGGAAACTGCGCTATCATCTGCAAAACATCTTGTGCCTGAAATGTTACCATAGTCAAATATCGGCCCTTCCAGCAATGTCACAATATCCAGCCGATTGATCTTAGTCAGGACTGCAGTTAAGGCATCcgctaaaaggaaaaaaaaaaagatattcatgGTTGCACATATTAGCTGAACAATAAATTTAGCCTTTAAGTTGTTTCACTTATAATGGCTTAGAATATGATTTGGAAACAGAAGTCTGTCCCTGCCCAAACCCCACCCACCTTTCTCCTCTCTGTATGATTTACCCTTATTCAGAAAATATGTAGTGCATAGGCACACTTACTTGTAGCGTTTTTACCATCTCGGCTAACCCATTTCTTTAATAGCATGAAACTCTGAGCTGTCAATGAGTTGGGGTTTTCCACACGGATTTGATTTATCTCATCAACCGAAAATTCCATTTCCCTGGCCAGCTCTGCAAcacattaaatatagattaacGACTCCTCTGTCTTTACCACTCCCCCCGTACACATGTGCGCAGTACTGCAGTGACTGCAGATGGCACACCCTACTGATCGCAGCAGCACCGATGCTTTGAGAATCAACAACAAATAATTCAAAGTCAtatgtgcaaaaaataataatactaaaaagcagcatttaggggtaaaaatgtgacattatttGCACAGATGACATTATTACAGAGATATAAACATATAGAGTATATTTGTGCTAAGGTGCAATGCAACACTTTATCCTCTAGGTGGTGTCGTTTCTCACCAGTCCAACTCAGGCCAAGATGATCCGCCACAATAGCCATACGTACATCTGTTCTTTCACAGGGGCTCTGAGGGCCTGAGAGCAGAAGATGGAAAGCCATGAAAatctttaaaacataatattcagAGAAgtatttagaaaagtaataaatcAGACTACCCTTTTCTGATCAAGTCAAGATAATTAAAAGTTTGGGggagatttttgcatttttaagccACAACAAAATGAGTCAATATCCAAATAACAGGTGAGGGGAGATTGATCAGAAAAGagttgcaaaaatattttgatatagtCAATTATCTTGTTAGTGGTTTTAAGAGGTTAGATTTGTAAAGAATGCATCTAACCAATCTATTTGGAAATGTTTAAACCTTCTTACAGTATACTCTTACcagaaacacaacaaataaattgcaaaaaagaCATGATTCAAATGTCTCTACAGCTACAGCAGAGGGTCAAATGCGAATTCACAGTATCAAATGAAACTAAACATGCGGTATCTTTGGTGCTGTGCTAGGACTGTGTGTCTGCGTGGGCTCACAAGATCTATAGGCTTCCTTAACACCTTACACGAAACTAGGAACCAAAAAAATGGCCAGCAACCCACTCACACTGGCATGCTACAGTAAAACTGACTATCCATAGAAAGAGATCTGAAAACAGGTTAAGAGACCAGCACACAAgtacacaaagagagagaaaatgacaaatgacagaGATGACATCTACAGTCAGGTCACACCACAGGCAATCACAACGGCTCATGCAACTAAGATCATACAAGTGTAAAGTTTTACAAACTAGGCTTGATCTCCACGCCGGGGGCCACTTGAGGCCCAGCACCCTGACTGCCTTCACCTCCATCAGTCCTcctactcctcctcctcctgtctcTCCTGGACTGCTCAACCTGTGATCTCACGTCTCTAGCAGACCTGGATGTATGGTAGGGTTGCGACGCTTCTGATAAAGATGTGTTCCTTGATGTGCTGCTTTCTTCATCCTTATCATATGCCTGCATCTTTTTCTCTTCACTGGAAAGGCAGTCCACTTGCTTTACTGCACTACTAGGTTTTGAACTACTAGAACTTTTGCCAACCTCACGTAGGGGCTTCTGATCACATTTACTGCCTGATCTACTCACTGGACCGGGTTTTGATCTTTTGTTGTTGGTTATCGTTTTGGTTGGCTGTGTTTTACCTTTCTGTTTGGCTATTGTGGTGGTCCTACATTTCCCAACTGGTGAGGAACTAACATGTTTAACCTTCATCATTGGGATTCTAGATTTAGGCTTCACATCTGGGAATGGATCTAATCGATTCCTGGCTACTGGTCTAATCTTCTGAATTGGTTTAGAAGATACTAGATCTTTTTTACAACCCAGTGGTGGATGAGGTGCTCTCACTGGCAACCTAGACTTTGGTGGCTTTCTTGTAATGTCTTTGCATTTGGAGATTACATCATTCTCTGTACTGCCATTCCTGAAAGTACCAGTGTCCTTTCTGACTGAATCTTCACATGGGTTTATTAATTGAACTGAGCAAAGATCAGACATTAACAGCTGTTCAGTTTGTATGCCGCTTTGTAGCAAGCAGTGTGTTCCAGCATTTAAGGCCTCAAGATTAGCATTATTACTACAGTTTCTGGAATTACTGGAAGTTGTCTGGAGGTATGTTTGTGGTTCTGTCCTCGATGAGTCTGTCATCTGATTGTACTTGCTTGTGCTATAGGTGTCTGGTCCTACTTGATGTGCAGTTTCTGGTGTTTGACCTTGTGAACTATCCCAGTCTACACAAACAAAATCTCTCCTCTCAATGTTGGAAGATTTGAGTCCTACCTTAAAAGAAGAACATAAAGAACTGACTTCTGAATAGGGGGGAGGCTCCATGTCATGAGATGTGTCAGAGTGGTCAGTGCATATCTGAATGATATTGTATGATATAACCGTGTTGTCCTCCATCTTAACTTGTGCTCTCTCAACTATCTGTGGATTTGAGGTGACTACATTTGGTTTTCTGACCCCATCCCCTATCCTCCCTCCTAATGTATGCTCACCGATCTGAAAAAATTGCAGCCTCTCTTCAACAAAATCCCGCTTGCTCATGTCAATCGCACCACTGCGGGTCATCTCAAACATCTTCCCTTCGTGGAAGGGGAAAGGGTTTGGCTCGCTAGTTGGTGTGCTTTCATCGGTTGGGGTTCTTGCAGGAGTTGTGTCAGGGGTTGTTGCTGTAGACTTGTCATCTACTGCTAGCCCAAACGGCTTGGGCTCATCATCTTTTATTCTAGCGTCCACTACTTCATCTTCTCCTCCCTTGCTTGACCAAGGATCAAAGCCTTTTGTTGCAACAGTTTTAAAAGGCGTATTAAACTCCTCATCTAGCTTGTAACTAAAGTAAGTTTCAGACAATCCTTGATCAGATTGTTTTCCATCCTTTTCACCGTCCTTTCCATTCCTTTTGTTTGAGGGATCAGTCTTAGCTTTGGTCTTTTTGTAATCCTCAGCTGGTGATTCTTCATGAATTACTTCAAGTTTACTTTGGCAACGGTCACTTGGTCTAGACATATTATCTAATGCCCAAAGATCCTTTCTGTTTTCATTGGGAAATCCAAATGGTTTGGCAATAGATTCACTTAAGCCGTCATCCTCATCTTGAAGTTCATATCCATCAAGAGAGTCGATCTCAGTGGCATCAGTGTCATGAGAGAACTCTGCAGTTGTCGCTATTGAGCAATCTGTGATGGACTGATCATTGCCATTTTGTTCATAATCATAATCTTCTGCTTTTCCATTATCATTTGCCCCTTGTTCTTTATCGTTTCCATTCTTGTCCGTTTTTTTGGATGGGCTTTTCATCAAATCTTTGTCCTCATCTATCTTAAAGGTATATTTCTTTATTGGAATAGGTTTAAAGACAGATTCCTCCTCCGCACTTGAATCACTATCATTAGCTCCTGGGGGCACAGGAGATGGAGGCTGGACTCTTATTATAGGTTCAGCAAGAAGATGTTTATCATGCTCCTCTTGGAGATTTACTTCCATCAATTCAGTCTCAGCCTCTGAGGAAGGAGTTGACCCTTTTTTCTCAGGCTGTGAGGAATCAGAATCCAAGGGTGGTGGAGGAGGGAACTCTATATATGCAACTCTTTTGTTTTGTGTCCCCTGGCCATTTTCGTGCTTACCATTGGCTCCTTTTTCTGGTCCAGATTCTGTCAAATGAATAGCTTTGCCTTGCTCACTATCTTCTGACTCCTCTGAAACCTCAGCTATTGGGCTTGCAATACCTggcataaatgcaataaatggatCAGGGGTTCTTGAGGTGAGATCATAGCTGACCTCTTCTGAGCTTGGTGTCTCTGGAGTCATAGGACTTTTGCCAGAGCTATCGATAAAAGAGAACTGTTCTAAAGTGTCATCATCTGGGCTGCCTTGAGGAGATGTGGGCTGTTTCTGTTTAACTGCATAAATTGTTCGGCTTTCTGAGCTAACCATCTTTTTGAATGTTCCATTGCTTCCTCCTCCTCCCATATCTTTGTCAGACTGTTTCCCTACTTGAACACTTACATAGACTGGTAAAGTTTTAAGCCCTTTGAAACTTTCTCTTGTTGTAACGGTGGATATTTTTTCGACCAAACTACTGTCACTTAGACCACTTGTTCTACTTTCAGCAGAGACCTCTTCAGACTTCTTTGTTGCAGCTTCCTCTCTCTGTAACTCTGAACGGCCCTGAACCCTTGGTTTGGTCAGGGTAGGTATTTGCGATGGGCTCTTTTCGGATAATTTAGTTAATGTGTCTTGATTTGCCTTCTTTGACTGATTATTGTCTGAAGAACCAGGTGATGTTCTCACAGGAATATGAGATTCTGTCTTTTTCATAAGGGTCTTTATCTGAAAGTCATTCCTACTGATATTATCCTTAGAGAATGAAGCTGTTTTAACTGTCTCATTTTTAATGTCACCCTTTAAAAACTGCTGCTCTTTAATATCATTAATTGCACTATGCCTGTCTACAATATTTCCATCTTTCAAATCTTGAGAGTCAACTTTAGTAGAGCTCTCCCGAGATTTATCAAACTCTTGatctttcattttctcaaaatgagaaGCTCTTTTAACAACAGTATCTGATTTTTCAGGTAAACATTTTTCACCCAACTGTGTTGAGACAATAGTACTGCTACTTTTATCGTTTTCTGTTAGTTTTTTAGGAGGTGGGTGTCCTTCGTCTGTGGAATCAGCTTTTGAACCACCGTAAAACTGATACACTGGTAATTTACTTTCTGTTAGTTTCTTAACTGGTTGTTTTGATTGTGTTAGAGGCACATTCTGATCCTGTTTCTGTGCTTCTATTTCAAACTTTTGTCGAACAGAACTCACTCTAAAAGTCTTAACGGGGACTGGGGGGCCTGCATCACCTGTCTTTGTCTGCTTAAGATCTTCGTGCTGTTTTGGCTTGTCCTCACTGAACTGTGATAGCATATGCCTCTCGGGACTGTTTGGCAGACTTGCACTTTTCCTTTCATTTGTGCTGCCAAACATCTTCTGTCTGCCTTTGTCCCATTCCTCAGCTGCAGTCTTTTGCTTTTTCTCAGGGCTGCTGCACGTTGAGCTCGGCCCTGACTGTGTCTCTCGTGATAATCTTGTTGGTTTCTTTTTCTCAGGGGACTGGAGCTCATCATTTAACTTTTCAGTTTTGTCCCTAAAAAACTGTGAAACTTCACTCAGTTTCTCCTCTGCCTCTTTAATGGTCCGATCTACTCTATCTTCATATATGAGCTTCTCTCTGTTCCTGTCCTGCCTATCCTGGGCGAATCTCATCCACACCGCATGTTTAGGGCTACCGGGTTCTGTGGTATAATGTAATACTGTAACTTTGTCATATTGCTCATCTTGTGGGGGATATTTACCTGATTTCTCTGATGCATCCCTTGCTGACTTTAATTTGGACTGCTTCCTGGGGCCAGCTACTTTTTCTCCATATATGCCTTCTGCCCCATGGACCTCAGTGGCTACGCTATGCGCCTGATCTGCCACTGAGTCCTCAGTATCAGAATGTGATATGTCTAATTTTTCTGAGAGCAACATTTTTTcagcaaacctgtatgactcccCTCTCAACTCAGATAACTCATCATCATGATACTCAATAGAATGCTGGCTTAGAAGTTTTAAAGCTTTATATGACTCATCTGCAATAAGCTGAGCTGAACCTGGACGAGACTCTTCCTCTTGGGAAACAGGTGTATTGACTCTGGATGTGTCTAAGAAGGACGGAAGTGATTCCTCAGCAGTAAGTTCCTCCTCATCTTGAAGAGTCTCATAATCACCATCAACCCTTTCAACAAGCTCCTTAAGACCTCGGTCACTCCTGCATATAAACTCTGGATGCTTTTTAGTCTCTCTGATTATAACTTCTGTCGGGTCAGTTGTGTTGCCCTTTTCTATGTGAACCTCAATAATTCTCTCAACTTTGGGTTTTTTGTCCTTTTCGAGGAACCGTGGGGACAATTCATCTCCTTTAATGGCATCTTGGCCAGTTTTGTGCTCAAATAAACCGGCAAATTCTTTGGAAGGGTCTCTTCCAGACTGAAAAGCTTTCATTATGTCTCGGACTGACATTGTTTCTCCAGCATCTTTCAGTTGAGGTTTGTGGTAGACCATTCGAGTTGTAGTGGTGATATGAGTTTCTTCTTTGACGCAGGCCAGTTCCTCAGAGCTGGCTTTCATCTGCAAGGCTTTTACCTTATCTTTGATCGAGCTAACTGCTGGCTCAGGCTCAACCGGAGGCTTTAAAACTGCTGCCTCATCCATTAGTGGCTCACAGACCTCCTCAGGATGTTCATAGCTCCTGATGACGTGAACAACCTCAGTTCTGGTTTCTGTTATGACAGGGGGAATAGGCAGATCTGTGAAGGGGGGTTTGGGCCCTGTGCTCTCTGCACTTTGAGGAGCTGATGGGGTCTTTTCACTTCTGGTTTCAAAACCACTATCTGAGAGGGGACTCTTATCTTGTTCATGGGAAAAGTCATCAGGAGATTCCAGGATAGCATCTGTGCCATTGTAGGAATCTGCTAACTTACTCAAGTCTTTCTCTGAGGGAGAGGTCCGCATACCTGTGGGTGGCATTTTGAGCTTGTGCTCCGGTTTTATGGTACGCTTTTGTTTTTCCTCCCCTTCCTTCTTTATTTCATCATACCTGCTCTTTACATCAGCTATTTTTGAAAGGGAACTGGCACCAAGATCATTCATTAAGTAATCAACCACTTTAGCTAAATTGAGATCTTTGTCTGGCACTGACTGTGGCCCGACAGGAAGAGTTGGTTCAAATGTTGGCAGGGAACGCATGGCACTCTGTCGTGCCTCCTCAATTTCATCTTTGGAGAACTCTTCCCATTCATCTTCTGAGGCCCTGTCTTTACTTGAGCTTTTGGCCTCGCTCAGGACATCTTTTGTAAGAATTTCACTAACTTTGACAAGGTCCTCTTTAACTTTCTCAACCAAACTGAAAGGCTCTTCATCCTCCACCCTGGACTCTTTAAAAACATGCGAGTGGAAGCTTTTGGCTGTGGTTGATGAGTCAGTTTGTAAGATTGCAGtcattcttatcagatcttcctTCATATCTGCCACATCCTTAAGAATCTCTTGACTGGATGTCAATGTGGGTGCAGCAGCAGCTTTTAGGACTGTTGGGGAAATAAAAAGTGAGGGCTTTGAGGGTTTAATCCGTGATGTTGAGGACTGTGCTTGGGTGTGTGTCTGAGGTGTGATTGTTATTTTTTCTGGGAGTTTCTTCCCCTGGGGTTCAGGAAGCACACTGACCACGGAGAATACCGGAACGGACATGGAAATGGGTGATATTGATGTGGTGGTAGTGGCTGGTGATCTAAGGGTATCGTAAACAGAACTTGATAAATTTGATCTTAAAGGTGAAGATACAGATTTTAGTGCACTATAATTTGACGTTAAGCCAGCAGTAAGTGTTTTCTCAGCCTCACTGAAGGCTGCACCAACACTGGCCGTAGCTGCTTGCGTTGTGGCCTGTATCCGTTCTTGTAAGCTGTAAACCCCTCCTGTAAACAGACGGGAAGATGCAGAGGAGGATGAGGGGTATTTTATCGGTGAAATGGATCCGTTTAGCAGGACTGTTTCAGTACTGGATATTGTAGGCTTAGCTGATGAAGAAAGTGATGACAGAATCGTACCCCTAGCTGCATCTGTGGTTGTTTTAATAGAGGACAAGCTTGATATGTTTCGAATGG
This region of Cyprinus carpio isolate SPL01 chromosome B12, ASM1834038v1, whole genome shotgun sequence genomic DNA includes:
- the LOC109100368 gene encoding ankyrin-3-like isoform X40, coding for MDLAVQCEDAMTGDTDKYLGPQDLRELGDDSLPQEGYVGFSVGARTASLRSFSSDRSNTLNRSSFTRDSMMIEEILAPNKDTGVCREMPTLVDSHFKHLTLAKDYNANSMRRCSWTPETLDNVNLVSSPVHSGISPSPLQYDNRFLVSFMVDARGGSMRGSRHNGMRIIIPPRKCTAPTRITCRLVKRHKLASLPPMVEGEGLASRLVEVGPAGAQFLGPVIVEIPHFGSMRGKERELIMLRSENGETWKEHHYDCKSEDLVELLNGMDEELDSTADLEKKRICRIITKDFPQYFAVVSRIKQESNQMGPDGGVLSSMTVPLVQASFPEGALTKKIRVGLQAQPVPDEAVKKIIGNRATFSPIVTVEPRRRKFHKPITMTLPVPPLSGEGVVNGYKGDPTPSLRLLCSITGGTSPAQWEDITGTTPLTFMNDCVSFTTNVSARFWLADCHQTPETVGLATQLYRELICVPYMAKFVVFAKMNDPVESSLRCFCMTDDKVDKTLEQQENFEEVARSKDIEVLEGKPIYVDCYGNLAPLTKAGQQLVFNFYAFKENRLPFCVKVRDSSQEPCGRLSFLREPKTSKGLAQTAICNLNITLPGLKKDVDSDPEEETEKPERRHTFASLALRKRYSYLTEPGTKTVERSTTRTLPAGYAHKPVFSTRSYQAWSTAPITVPGQTKCGLGSLSSSPSNTPSVSPLKSVWSISSASPIKSTLGTSNASPAKSVSDVASPIRTYRSMSSPIKTVVQQPQNQVQISSSLLSSPGKTGTDPVSIKGLAASLSSRANLISSPGSMLDRTFTTVTQADSIKSTTNTYTSSFKSTLAPSSIVASSPIRNISSLSSIKTTTDAARGTILSSLSSSAKPTISSTETVLLNGSISPIKYPSSSSASSRLFTGGVYSLQERIQATTQAATASVGAAFSEAEKTLTAGLTSNYSALKSVSSPLRSNLSSSVYDTLRSPATTTTSISPISMSVPVFSVVSVLPEPQGKKLPEKITITPQTHTQAQSSTSRIKPSKPSLFISPTVLKAAAAPTLTSSQEILKDVADMKEDLIRMTAILQTDSSTTAKSFHSHVFKESRVEDEEPFSLVEKVKEDLVKVSEILTKDVLSEAKSSSKDRASEDEWEEFSKDEIEEARQSAMRSLPTFEPTLPVGPQSVPDKDLNLAKVVDYLMNDLGASSLSKIADVKSRYDEIKKEGEEKQKRTIKPEHKLKMPPTGMRTSPSEKDLSKLADSYNGTDAILESPDDFSHEQDKSPLSDSGFETRSEKTPSAPQSAESTGPKPPFTDLPIPPVITETRTEVVHVIRSYEHPEEVCEPLMDEAAVLKPPVEPEPAVSSIKDKVKALQMKASSEELACVKEETHITTTTRMVYHKPQLKDAGETMSVRDIMKAFQSGRDPSKEFAGLFEHKTGQDAIKGDELSPRFLEKDKKPKVERIIEVHIEKGNTTDPTEVIIRETKKHPEFICRSDRGLKELVERVDGDYETLQDEEELTAEESLPSFLDTSRVNTPVSQEEESRPGSAQLIADESYKALKLLSQHSIEYHDDELSELRGESYRFAEKMLLSEKLDISHSDTEDSVADQAHSVATEVHGAEGIYGEKVAGPRKQSKLKSARDASEKSGKYPPQDEQYDKVTVLHYTTEPGSPKHAVWMRFAQDRQDRNREKLIYEDRVDRTIKEAEEKLSEVSQFFRDKTEKLNDELQSPEKKKPTRLSRETQSGPSSTCSSPEKKQKTAAEEWDKGRQKMFGSTNERKSASLPNSPERHMLSQFSEDKPKQHEDLKQTKTGDAGPPVPVKTFRVSSVRQKFEIEAQKQDQNVPLTQSKQPVKKLTESKLPVYQFYGGSKADSTDEGHPPPKKLTENDKSSSTIVSTQLGEKCLPEKSDTVVKRASHFEKMKDQEFDKSRESSTKVDSQDLKDGNIVDRHSAINDIKEQQFLKGDIKNETVKTASFSKDNISRNDFQIKTLMKKTESHIPVRTSPGSSDNNQSKKANQDTLTKLSEKSPSQIPTLTKPRVQGRSELQREEAATKKSEEVSAESRTSGLSDSSLVEKISTVTTRESFKGLKTLPVYVSVQVGKQSDKDMGGGGSNGTFKKMVSSESRTIYAVKQKQPTSPQGSPDDDTLEQFSFIDSSGKSPMTPETPSSEEVSYDLTSRTPDPFIAFMPGIASPIAEVSEESEDSEQGKAIHLTESGPEKGANGKHENGQGTQNKRVAYIEFPPPPPLDSDSSQPEKKGSTPSSEAETELMEVNLQEEHDKHLLAEPIIRVQPPSPVPPGANDSDSSAEEESVFKPIPIKKYTFKIDEDKDLMKSPSKKTDKNGNDKEQGANDNGKAEDYDYEQNGNDQSITDCSIATTAEFSHDTDATEIDSLDGYELQDEDDGLSESIAKPFGFPNENRKDLWALDNMSRPSDRCQSKLEVIHEESPAEDYKKTKAKTDPSNKRNGKDGEKDGKQSDQGLSETYFSYKLDEEFNTPFKTVATKGFDPWSSKGGEDEVVDARIKDDEPKPFGLAVDDKSTATTPDTTPARTPTDESTPTSEPNPFPFHEGKMFEMTRSGAIDMSKRDFVEERLQFFQIGEHTLGGRIGDGVRKPNVVTSNPQIVERAQVKMEDNTVISYNIIQICTDHSDTSHDMEPPPYSEVSSLCSSFKVGLKSSNIERRDFVCVDWDSSQGQTPETAHQVGPDTYSTSKYNQMTDSSRTEPQTYLQTTSSNSRNCSNNANLEALNAGTHCLLQSGIQTEQLLMSDLCSVQLINPCEDSVRKDTGTFRNGSTENDVISKCKDITRKPPKSRLPVRAPHPPLGCKKDLVSSKPIQKIRPVARNRLDPFPDVKPKSRIPMMKVKHVSSSPVGKCRTTTIAKQKGKTQPTKTITNNKRSKPGPVSRSGSKCDQKPLREVGKSSSSSKPSSAVKQVDCLSSEEKKMQAYDKDEESSTSRNTSLSEASQPYHTSRSARDVRSQVEQSRRDRRRRSRRTDGGEGSQGAGPQVAPGVEIKPSPQSPCERTDVRMAIVADHLGLSWTELAREMEFSVDEINQIRVENPNSLTAQSFMLLKKWVSRDGKNATTDALTAVLTKINRLDIVTLLEGPIFDYGNISGTRCFADDSAVSQEQADGYHNIELELKSPSEVTYEPPTPLCEDDFFSEDIRLKFPSSAPVRPSELSLPNTSGPVSADTKPPTVMAEDTSIGGRESVSQEDGSAEDDFGVNKESASPSEQHDSEGASKKSDVFPNSPVKEQKEVQPKLPICVSASEAPGESGKSGFDEEDEDMTQEKIKSLLENINLEEGSEDEEMTEERLQAILSQVQLAEKDMSLVSGLQSETSGTNGKTATLSQGLNTVTQGQRESSQELVSSTPGVQTERQNGEHPELQAKARLSSDASESSSKPKGKARKDSGQEGVSSEALEDRGPNNRGEDISKPKVQQEACRDNESSSDEEETVTTRVYRRRVILKGDQARNIPVETVTEEQFTDEDGNMVTRKVIRKVVRRTAGVEEKGRRKRGKRSQQANRAEQEEQGGPGPHREHTEAGEGGKGIKKEGRQREKVVQS